The proteins below come from a single Chthoniobacterales bacterium genomic window:
- a CDS encoding site-2 protease family protein produces MSWSYRIARIAGIDVRLHGTFLLLLAFYAYQGYLKGGPISAGWSVLFISLLFLCVLLHEFGHAIAARRYGIRTPDITLYPIGGVARLERMPENPVQELIIAIAGPAVNVGIGLLLWLGLGLPSSYGDFITYGESVRSLAFDLLWVNGMLIVFNLIPAFPMDGGRVLRALLAMKLDHSKATVIAARVGQVVAVLFAIAAFGIPGYTNFNPFLLFIAFFIFMGAQQEATLAGMRAAVAGMRVADAMITRFRTFPVATPIAIAAQEALHDTEPLYVVTDADLRVAGVVPRNQLLAAASSHASIESLATVLPTVAIDASFDDAFRHMQESGSPVLPVVNPAGQILGLVSLNLLRERAQMRH; encoded by the coding sequence ATGAGCTGGTCGTATCGCATCGCGCGGATTGCCGGGATCGACGTGCGCCTGCACGGCACGTTCCTGCTGCTTCTCGCATTCTACGCCTACCAGGGCTACCTCAAGGGCGGCCCGATCAGCGCGGGCTGGAGCGTTCTCTTCATCTCGCTGCTGTTCCTCTGCGTGCTGCTGCACGAGTTCGGCCACGCGATTGCGGCGCGGCGCTACGGCATTCGCACACCCGACATCACACTCTACCCGATCGGCGGCGTCGCCCGGCTCGAGCGCATGCCGGAGAATCCGGTGCAGGAGCTCATCATCGCCATCGCCGGGCCGGCGGTGAATGTCGGCATCGGTCTCCTGCTCTGGCTGGGACTCGGGCTTCCGTCGAGCTACGGCGATTTCATCACCTACGGAGAGTCGGTGCGCAGCCTCGCCTTCGATCTCCTCTGGGTGAACGGGATGCTCATCGTCTTCAACCTCATTCCCGCGTTCCCGATGGATGGCGGCCGCGTTCTCCGCGCGCTGCTCGCGATGAAGCTCGACCACAGCAAGGCGACCGTCATCGCCGCGCGCGTCGGCCAGGTTGTTGCCGTGCTGTTCGCCATCGCGGCCTTCGGCATCCCCGGCTACACGAACTTCAATCCCTTCCTGCTCTTCATCGCGTTCTTCATTTTCATGGGCGCCCAGCAGGAAGCCACGCTGGCCGGCATGCGCGCCGCGGTCGCCGGCATGCGCGTCGCCGACGCCATGATCACCCGTTTCCGGACGTTTCCGGTCGCCACGCCCATCGCGATCGCCGCGCAGGAGGCCCTGCACGACACGGAGCCGCTCTACGTCGTGACCGATGCGGATCTCCGCGTTGCCGGTGTCGTCCCGCGGAACCAGCTCCTCGCCGCCGCCTCGTCTCACGCATCGATCGAGTCCCTCGCCACCGTGCTTCCCACCGTCGCCATCGACGCCTCTTTCGACGACGCCTTTCGCCACATGCAGGAAAGCGGCAGCCCCGTCCTGCCGGTCGTGAATCCCGCCGGGCAGATCCTCGGCCTCGTCAGCCTCAACCTCCTGCGCGAGCGCGCGCAGATGCGCCACTAA
- a CDS encoding UvrD-helicase domain-containing protein, which yields MSRFRIFDLNPEQQLAAKHNDGPLLILAGAGTGKTRVITARIAWLVAHGADPASILAVTFTNKAAKEMKERVAGMVDEEAAKLVTTSTFHALCVRILRADAGHLGYKPNFSIYDESDTTGLLKKIINRVTSADEKFDVGLAKNLISKAKNAGHRPPQDDETVAGAVYARYENELRALNAMDFDDLLVNAVRLLDGFPEVRDKLRQRYRHLLVDEFQDTNRLQLDLVSLLAGEGRPDICVVGDDDQSIYGWRGAESANILEFERHFPNPTIVKLEQNYRSTNEILQAANRTIRNNTKRRGKNLWSPLEGGEPVNVLSVPDDREEAEFIVNEIGARRDNETGSWEDFAILYRMNQQSRFFEENLRRMRIPYRVVGGKSFYDRREIKDIMSYMATLLNPQDDAALLRIINNPPRGIGATTVEIALERSHAAHRSLFEELTSEEFLAYITKRAAEAIRKFTDTLAAARIRIATPGSDAAHIISEMLADCGYIDDLKRSCKTIEEGDKREINVKELLASLAEHQKRSRKGLRGFLDEVSLDRDREEKKEDNAKGVTLITLHAAKGLEFKNVYLIGAEEGLLPHERSKAEDTIDEERRLFYVGMTRAMRSLTITHCRNRNRFGTATFCEPSRFLEEIEGDGVVRKNFEELMSAPVSEEQFENSFARLREMLSE from the coding sequence ATGAGCCGTTTCCGCATCTTCGACCTCAATCCCGAGCAGCAGCTCGCCGCGAAGCACAACGACGGCCCGCTCCTCATCCTCGCCGGCGCCGGCACGGGCAAGACCCGCGTGATCACCGCGCGCATCGCGTGGCTCGTCGCCCACGGCGCGGATCCCGCGTCCATCCTCGCCGTCACGTTCACGAACAAGGCCGCGAAGGAAATGAAGGAACGCGTCGCCGGCATGGTCGACGAAGAGGCCGCAAAGCTCGTCACCACCTCGACATTCCACGCGCTCTGCGTGCGCATCCTTCGCGCGGACGCCGGCCACCTCGGCTACAAGCCGAACTTCAGCATCTACGACGAGAGCGACACCACCGGCCTGCTCAAGAAGATCATCAATCGCGTGACCTCGGCGGACGAAAAATTCGACGTCGGCCTCGCGAAGAATCTCATCAGCAAGGCGAAGAACGCCGGCCACCGGCCGCCGCAGGATGACGAGACGGTCGCCGGCGCCGTCTACGCCCGCTACGAGAACGAACTCCGCGCGCTCAACGCCATGGATTTCGACGACCTGCTCGTGAACGCCGTGCGCCTGCTCGACGGCTTTCCGGAAGTGCGCGACAAGCTCCGCCAGCGCTACCGCCACCTGCTCGTCGACGAGTTTCAGGATACCAACCGCCTCCAGCTCGACCTCGTTTCGCTGCTCGCCGGCGAGGGCCGGCCGGACATCTGCGTCGTGGGCGACGACGACCAGAGCATCTACGGCTGGCGCGGCGCAGAGTCGGCGAACATCCTCGAATTCGAGCGGCATTTCCCGAACCCGACCATCGTCAAGCTCGAGCAGAATTACCGCAGCACGAACGAGATTCTCCAGGCCGCGAACCGCACGATCCGCAACAACACGAAGCGCCGCGGCAAGAACCTCTGGAGCCCGCTCGAGGGCGGCGAGCCGGTGAACGTGCTCTCCGTGCCGGACGACCGCGAAGAGGCGGAATTCATCGTGAACGAGATCGGCGCGCGCCGCGACAACGAGACCGGCTCGTGGGAGGATTTTGCGATCCTCTACCGCATGAACCAGCAGTCGCGCTTCTTCGAGGAGAACCTGCGCCGCATGCGCATCCCCTACCGCGTCGTCGGCGGCAAGAGCTTCTACGACCGTCGCGAGATCAAGGACATCATGTCCTACATGGCCACGCTGCTGAATCCGCAGGACGACGCCGCGCTGCTGCGCATCATCAACAATCCGCCGCGCGGCATCGGCGCGACCACCGTGGAGATCGCGCTCGAGCGCAGCCACGCCGCACACCGCAGCCTCTTCGAGGAACTCACGTCCGAGGAATTTCTCGCCTACATCACGAAGCGCGCCGCCGAGGCCATCCGCAAGTTCACCGACACGCTGGCGGCCGCGCGCATTCGCATCGCCACGCCCGGCTCGGACGCCGCGCACATCATCAGCGAGATGCTCGCCGACTGCGGCTACATCGACGACCTCAAGCGCTCGTGCAAGACGATCGAGGAAGGCGACAAGCGAGAGATCAACGTGAAGGAGCTGCTCGCCAGCCTCGCCGAGCACCAGAAACGCTCGCGCAAGGGCCTGCGCGGCTTCCTCGACGAAGTTTCCCTCGACCGCGATCGCGAGGAAAAGAAGGAGGACAACGCCAAGGGCGTGACGCTCATCACGCTCCACGCCGCGAAGGGCCTGGAGTTCAAGAACGTCTATCTCATCGGCGCCGAGGAGGGCCTGCTGCCGCACGAGCGCTCCAAGGCCGAGGACACCATCGACGAGGAGCGCCGCCTGTTCTACGTGGGCATGACGCGGGCCATGCGCTCGCTCACGATCACGCATTGCCGCAACCGCAACCGCTTCGGCACGGCGACCTTCTGCGAGCCCAGCCGCTTCCTCGAGGAGATCGAGGGCGACGGCGTCGTCCGCAAGAATTTCGAGGAACTCATGAGCGCGCCGGTGAGCGAGGAGCAGTTCGAGAATTCGTTCGCGCGCCTGCGGGAGATGCTGTCGGAATGA
- the purN gene encoding phosphoribosylglycinamide formyltransferase — MKLGILGSGKGSNFAAILAAQRASELDVEIVLVASDFADAGILKLAAEAGLPTLVISEPRYRTRLSPDVEEQLARALLDAGVELVVLAGYMRVVKAPLLEAFPRRIINIHPSLLPDFRGIAAWKQALEAGVDKAGCTVHFVDAEIDNGEIIAQAEVPVHPDDTPESLHARIQAQEHHLYPAVIRQMAKENR, encoded by the coding sequence ATGAAACTCGGCATTCTCGGCTCCGGAAAGGGCTCCAACTTCGCTGCGATTCTGGCCGCCCAGCGCGCCAGTGAACTCGACGTCGAAATCGTGCTGGTGGCCTCCGACTTCGCCGACGCGGGGATTCTTAAGCTCGCCGCCGAGGCCGGCCTGCCCACGCTCGTGATCTCCGAGCCCAGATACCGCACGCGCCTCTCGCCCGATGTCGAGGAACAGCTCGCCCGGGCGCTGCTCGACGCCGGCGTGGAGCTCGTCGTGCTCGCCGGCTACATGCGCGTCGTGAAGGCGCCGCTGCTCGAGGCCTTTCCACGCCGCATCATCAATATCCATCCCTCGCTCCTGCCCGATTTCCGCGGCATCGCCGCCTGGAAGCAGGCGCTCGAGGCCGGCGTCGACAAGGCCGGCTGCACGGTGCATTTCGTCGATGCCGAGATCGACAACGGCGAGATCATCGCGCAGGCCGAGGTGCCCGTGCATCCCGACGACACGCCCGAGTCCCTGCATGCGCGCATCCAGGCGCAGGAGCATCACCTTTATCCCGCCGTCATCCGCCAGATGGCCAAGGAGAACCGATGA
- a CDS encoding tetratricopeptide repeat protein: protein MSQIDSLREAVRVSPDNVPLLVLFAETCLAELSVDEAVEAFQKVLAKEPQHAEARVGLARALHQAGRTSEAILRLEAFVEEQPGHAAAWLQLSRFLMAEGQRDAAVSCYEKSLKLPGGRQDASLEQELFLQNPEKTPARGRVTSEGWNLEAEGAAAPGIEPPVDDALERPATTFEDIGGMESVKEEIRMKILYPLKNPDLFKAYGKKAGGGVLLYGPPGCGKTLISRATAGEIDANFLSIGIHQILDLYIGESEKNLHRIFELARDNAPTILFFDEVDALAADRRDMRKSAGRTLINQFLAEMDGNVAENDGVLILGATNAPWHVDPAFRRPGRFDRILFVPPPDEAARASVIEVLAKGKPIANLDPRDLARRTKDFSGADLKAVFEIAIERSLAQAMKRGQVVPVTQRELVDAAKSLKPSTKAWFESAKNYALYSNQGGFYNDVLEFLGLKK, encoded by the coding sequence ATGTCCCAGATCGATTCCCTTCGAGAAGCCGTCCGGGTCTCCCCCGACAATGTCCCGCTGCTGGTCCTTTTTGCGGAGACTTGTCTGGCGGAACTTTCCGTGGACGAAGCGGTGGAAGCCTTCCAGAAGGTCCTCGCGAAAGAACCGCAGCATGCCGAAGCCCGCGTCGGGCTGGCGCGGGCTCTGCACCAGGCGGGCCGGACTTCCGAGGCGATCCTGCGGCTCGAGGCCTTTGTCGAGGAACAGCCCGGCCACGCCGCGGCGTGGCTGCAGCTCAGCCGGTTTTTGATGGCCGAGGGCCAGCGCGACGCGGCGGTCTCCTGCTACGAAAAGAGCCTGAAGCTGCCGGGCGGTCGGCAGGATGCCTCGCTGGAGCAGGAACTTTTCCTGCAAAACCCGGAGAAAACGCCGGCCAGGGGCCGCGTGACGAGCGAGGGCTGGAATCTCGAGGCCGAGGGCGCCGCCGCGCCGGGGATCGAGCCGCCGGTCGACGATGCGCTCGAGCGGCCGGCAACGACGTTCGAGGACATCGGCGGCATGGAGAGCGTGAAGGAGGAGATTCGGATGAAGATTCTCTATCCGCTCAAGAATCCGGATCTCTTCAAGGCCTACGGCAAGAAGGCTGGCGGCGGGGTGCTGCTCTACGGCCCGCCGGGCTGCGGCAAGACGCTCATCAGCCGCGCCACGGCCGGCGAGATCGACGCGAATTTTCTCTCGATCGGCATCCACCAGATTCTCGATCTCTACATCGGTGAGAGTGAGAAGAACCTGCACCGCATCTTCGAACTCGCGCGGGACAATGCGCCGACGATCCTGTTCTTCGACGAGGTCGATGCGCTGGCCGCCGATCGCCGAGACATGCGCAAGAGCGCCGGACGCACGCTCATCAACCAGTTCCTCGCCGAGATGGATGGCAATGTCGCGGAAAACGACGGCGTGCTGATCCTCGGCGCGACGAATGCCCCGTGGCACGTCGACCCGGCCTTCCGTCGGCCGGGACGCTTCGACCGCATCCTGTTCGTGCCGCCGCCCGACGAGGCCGCCCGCGCGTCGGTGATCGAGGTGCTCGCAAAGGGCAAGCCGATCGCCAACCTCGATCCGCGCGACCTCGCCAGGCGAACGAAGGATTTCTCCGGCGCGGACTTAAAGGCGGTGTTCGAGATCGCGATCGAGCGCAGCCTGGCCCAGGCGATGAAGCGCGGGCAGGTCGTGCCCGTCACGCAGCGCGAGCTCGTGGACGCTGCGAAAAGCCTGAAGCCCTCGACGAAAGCGTGGTTCGAGAGCGCGAAGAACTACGCGCTCTATTCGAACCAGGGCGGATTCTACAACGACGTGCTGGAGTTTCTCGGTCTCAAGAAATGA
- a CDS encoding tetratricopeptide repeat protein, translating into MSDELASANAQRGSILLDQGRYPEAESYFREALSQDPNDPETLARLALCELNQRRAPAAMETIRRAIGFAPDAAHLHALKAFIEVELGKPAEALKSAGAALELDPECDDAFVAQAAAYIHRREWAKAETAARAALDINPDHGGAANQLAHALRLQNRLHESGDQIAYMLAQDPEDADTHVAAGWTALQRGQREDAEKHFLEALRLEAGNEGAREGLKEAFRAKSPIYRAYLNYCFFMQRFTEGKQWLVIIGLLVVVKFANAVLGPYGWIVSGLYMLFVLWVHVARPVGNFQLVFDRAARHALGRGETLEAWVCGGGVIAGILLCLTGILSGLAAPLVIGATLVAAAFPFAYTFTNRSNGKWLFGAVGAFVVAVGFASAGPLLVGQKPPEVVTGLVGVALLAVIACTWLCNVGALNSRR; encoded by the coding sequence ATGAGCGACGAGCTGGCATCGGCGAACGCCCAACGCGGCTCGATTCTCCTGGATCAGGGCCGGTATCCCGAGGCGGAGAGCTACTTTCGCGAGGCGCTTTCGCAGGATCCCAACGATCCCGAGACGCTGGCCAGGCTGGCGCTGTGCGAGCTGAACCAGCGCCGCGCCCCGGCCGCGATGGAGACGATCCGGCGGGCGATCGGGTTCGCGCCCGACGCCGCGCATCTGCACGCGTTGAAGGCCTTCATCGAGGTGGAGCTCGGGAAGCCGGCGGAGGCGCTGAAGTCCGCCGGCGCCGCGCTCGAGCTCGACCCCGAGTGCGACGATGCCTTTGTCGCGCAGGCAGCGGCCTACATTCATCGCCGGGAGTGGGCGAAGGCCGAGACGGCCGCCCGCGCCGCGCTGGACATCAATCCCGACCACGGCGGCGCGGCGAATCAGCTCGCGCACGCGCTGCGCCTCCAGAATCGGCTGCACGAGAGCGGCGACCAGATCGCCTACATGCTGGCGCAGGATCCCGAGGATGCGGATACGCACGTGGCGGCGGGCTGGACGGCTTTGCAGCGCGGCCAGCGCGAGGATGCGGAGAAGCATTTCCTCGAGGCGCTGAGGCTCGAGGCCGGGAACGAGGGCGCGCGAGAGGGCCTGAAGGAGGCGTTTCGCGCCAAGTCGCCGATCTACCGCGCGTATCTGAACTACTGCTTTTTCATGCAGCGGTTCACCGAGGGGAAGCAGTGGCTGGTGATCATTGGTCTGCTGGTGGTCGTGAAGTTTGCGAATGCCGTGCTCGGGCCGTATGGCTGGATCGTCAGCGGACTCTACATGCTTTTTGTGCTCTGGGTGCACGTCGCGCGGCCCGTCGGGAATTTCCAACTGGTCTTCGATCGCGCCGCCCGGCACGCCCTCGGTCGCGGCGAAACCCTCGAGGCGTGGGTCTGTGGCGGCGGGGTGATCGCGGGCATTTTGCTTTGCCTGACGGGGATTCTTTCGGGGCTCGCGGCGCCGCTCGTCATCGGCGCCACGCTGGTCGCGGCGGCGTTTCCGTTCGCCTACACGTTCACGAATCGCTCGAACGGAAAATGGCTGTTCGGTGCGGTGGGCGCCTTTGTCGTGGCGGTGGGATTTGCGAGTGCGGGACCGCTGCTCGTGGGGCAAAAGCCGCCGGAGGTCGTCACCGGCCTGGTGGGAGTCGCCCTGCTCGCGGTGATCGCCTGCACGTGGCTGTGCAACGTCGGCGCGCTGAATTCTCGGCGCTGA
- a CDS encoding farnesyl diphosphate synthase, translated as MDLPAYLKNCSDRVDRALDGFLPKAPVKPATIHRAMRYSLFAGGKRMRPVLCLAAAEACGGDLAAALPAACAVECVHTYSLVHDDLPCMDDDDLRRGRPTSHKVFGEGVAVLTGDALLTQAFEILAQAKPSARHSIAAMIRELAVASGSLQLIAGQVADLEGEGKPATRAQLRFIHERKTAAMIEASLRLGAMSANATPAKLAALTDFGRNLGLAFQVIDDILDVTQTSEKLGKSAGKDVAAEKATYPAVIGLEASKREARRLTDAALAALKPFGSKGATLRAVADYLLVREF; from the coding sequence ATGGATTTGCCGGCCTACCTGAAAAACTGTTCCGATCGAGTCGACCGCGCGCTCGATGGCTTTCTGCCGAAGGCGCCGGTGAAGCCGGCGACCATTCACCGGGCGATGCGCTACAGTCTCTTCGCAGGCGGGAAACGCATGCGACCGGTGCTCTGCCTTGCAGCGGCGGAAGCCTGCGGCGGCGATTTGGCGGCGGCGCTGCCGGCCGCCTGCGCGGTGGAATGCGTCCACACCTACTCGCTCGTTCACGACGATCTGCCGTGCATGGACGACGACGATCTCCGCCGCGGCCGGCCGACATCGCACAAGGTTTTCGGCGAAGGGGTGGCCGTGCTCACGGGCGATGCGCTGCTGACTCAGGCGTTCGAAATTCTCGCGCAGGCGAAGCCGTCGGCGCGCCATTCCATCGCCGCGATGATTCGTGAACTCGCCGTCGCCTCCGGCAGCCTCCAGCTCATCGCCGGGCAGGTGGCCGATCTCGAGGGCGAGGGGAAGCCGGCAACGCGCGCGCAGCTGCGGTTCATTCATGAGCGCAAGACCGCCGCGATGATCGAGGCGAGCCTGCGCCTCGGCGCGATGAGCGCGAATGCGACCCCGGCGAAGCTCGCCGCGCTCACGGACTTCGGCCGCAACCTCGGCCTCGCCTTCCAGGTGATCGACGACATTCTCGATGTGACGCAGACGAGCGAGAAGCTCGGCAAGAGCGCCGGCAAGGACGTGGCGGCCGAGAAGGCGACGTATCCCGCGGTCATCGGGCTCGAGGCCTCGAAGCGCGAGGCGCGGCGGCTGACCGATGCGGCGCTGGCGGCATTGAAGCCGTTCGGCTCGAAGGGTGCGACGCTCCGCGCCGTCGCGGATTACCTGCTCGTGCGGGAGTTCTGA
- a CDS encoding AEC family transporter — protein MVIFDTLAPILLLIALGSLLAHLKFLGRGFMADLNKLVFWIALPALIFVGVAGIDHSTSRTLSLIGLMALTTFLMIGLGWFTGRALRLPPGVDGTLAQSAYRGNLAYIGVPVLAYAFAALPPEIRRETMTTALLVMTSMTALYNVLAVIVLKGSQHNLGADSLSLIARSVATNPLIIACVSGLLFPLFGWHLPVFASRTLETLGAAAVPVALLCIGGSLATISLRGRRTAIVAASVLKVFISPLVAWALCRAMGFSGSELRIAVVLAATPTAAASFVMAEKLGGDESLASGSIALSTILSAAPLAVALWIS, from the coding sequence ATGGTGATCTTCGACACCCTCGCCCCCATCCTGCTGCTCATCGCCCTCGGTTCGCTGCTCGCCCATTTGAAATTCCTCGGCCGCGGGTTCATGGCCGATCTCAACAAGCTGGTTTTCTGGATCGCGCTCCCGGCGCTGATCTTCGTCGGCGTCGCCGGGATCGACCATTCCACTTCGCGCACGCTCTCCCTCATCGGCCTGATGGCGCTCACGACGTTTCTCATGATCGGCCTCGGCTGGTTCACGGGACGCGCTCTTCGTCTTCCTCCGGGAGTCGACGGCACGCTCGCGCAGTCGGCCTATCGCGGAAATCTCGCCTACATCGGCGTGCCCGTGCTCGCCTACGCCTTCGCCGCGCTGCCGCCGGAGATTCGCCGCGAAACGATGACCACCGCCCTCCTCGTGATGACGTCGATGACGGCGCTCTACAACGTCCTCGCCGTCATCGTCCTCAAAGGCAGCCAGCACAATCTCGGCGCGGACAGCCTCTCGTTGATCGCGCGCAGCGTCGCCACGAATCCGCTCATCATCGCGTGCGTCTCGGGCCTCCTGTTTCCGCTCTTCGGCTGGCATCTGCCGGTCTTTGCCAGCCGCACGCTCGAGACGCTCGGCGCCGCCGCCGTGCCCGTCGCCCTGCTGTGCATCGGCGGTTCGCTCGCCACGATTTCGCTGCGAGGCCGCCGCACTGCAATCGTGGCCGCCAGCGTGCTCAAGGTCTTCATCAGCCCGCTCGTTGCCTGGGCATTGTGCCGCGCGATGGGTTTCTCGGGCAGCGAACTCCGCATCGCCGTCGTGCTGGCCGCCACGCCCACGGCGGCCGCGTCGTTCGTCATGGCGGAAAAACTCGGCGGCGACGAGTCGCTGGCCTCGGGCTCGATCGCGCTCAGCACGATCCTCTCCGCCGCCCCGCTGGCGGTGGCGCTGTGGATTTCCTGA
- a CDS encoding DUF3656 domain-containing protein, whose translation MSASALPELLAPAGDWECVRAAVANGADAVFFGLSKFNARMRAENFTEEDLPEVMRFLHRHGVKGYVTFNVLVFTDELPAAVEQLRVLEAAGVDAVIIQDVGLAALARQLTPRLRVHASTQMTITSPEGIAFAEELGVKQVVLARETSLRELAKFDAEAMALETFVHGALCVAYSGQCLTSESLGQRSANRGECAQACRMPYELVVDGAVRDLGDKRYLLSPQDLAAVREIPALVAAGVRSFKIEGRLKSPEYVAAVTAVYRKALDAALADHVEEPSAEDLYKLEMTFSRGLFTGWMHGVNHQQLVGARYGKKRGVFLGTVQKVGRDHVELSNPKSKIQNLKLGDGLVFEHAADTNAEQGGRVFELHDGKIFFERGRIDFARVAPGDRVWKTDDPALTRELRKTFAGQIPSRDAHKTPLRFRVSGAVGQPLRIEAGTAVVESAAPLEAARTQPLTTEKLAAQLGKLTDTPFRLETLDNQLIGDVILPISELNRLRRALVEQLETAPPPAPPAITLDAILADIHARPATPDMPELSVLCRSFEQLDAALAGPVDLVYADFEDIRRYREAVERARAAGKPIFLATPRIQKAGEQGFFKLIENAAPDGVLIRNVGAIAYFANSPLRRIGDFSLNVSNPVSAALFRDHGLERVTVSYDLTVGQVVALAQSVPTGWLELTLHQHMPMFHMEHCVFAAFMSTGTSFLDCGRPCEKHRVHLRDRVGIKHPLRADVGCRNTLFNAAAQTGAKFYDALWNAGLRHFRVELLEENARETADVLAAYRALLDGRDEGDALWRRLKASHQLGVTQGTY comes from the coding sequence ATGAGTGCTTCCGCTCTTCCCGAGCTCCTCGCCCCCGCCGGCGACTGGGAATGCGTGCGCGCCGCCGTCGCAAATGGCGCCGACGCCGTCTTTTTTGGCCTCTCGAAATTCAACGCCCGCATGCGCGCCGAGAATTTCACGGAGGAGGACCTGCCCGAGGTCATGCGCTTCCTCCACCGCCACGGCGTGAAGGGCTACGTCACCTTCAACGTCCTCGTCTTCACCGACGAGCTGCCCGCCGCGGTCGAGCAACTCCGCGTGCTCGAGGCCGCCGGTGTGGACGCCGTCATCATCCAGGACGTCGGCCTCGCCGCCCTCGCGCGTCAGCTCACGCCGCGGCTGCGCGTGCACGCCTCCACGCAAATGACGATCACCTCGCCCGAGGGCATTGCCTTCGCGGAGGAACTCGGCGTCAAACAGGTCGTCCTCGCCCGCGAGACGTCGCTGCGCGAGCTCGCGAAATTCGACGCCGAGGCCATGGCGCTGGAAACCTTCGTCCACGGCGCGCTCTGCGTCGCGTATTCCGGCCAATGCCTCACCAGCGAGTCGCTTGGCCAGCGCAGCGCAAATCGCGGCGAATGCGCCCAGGCCTGCCGCATGCCCTACGAGCTCGTCGTCGATGGCGCCGTGCGCGACCTCGGCGACAAGCGCTACCTCCTCTCGCCGCAGGATCTCGCCGCCGTGCGCGAGATCCCCGCCCTCGTCGCCGCTGGCGTCCGCAGCTTCAAGATCGAGGGCCGGCTCAAGTCGCCCGAATACGTCGCCGCCGTCACGGCCGTCTATCGGAAGGCCCTCGACGCGGCGCTCGCCGATCATGTCGAGGAACCCAGCGCCGAGGATCTCTACAAGCTCGAGATGACCTTTTCGCGCGGCCTCTTCACGGGCTGGATGCACGGCGTCAACCACCAGCAGCTCGTCGGCGCCCGCTACGGCAAGAAGCGGGGCGTCTTCCTTGGCACCGTCCAGAAGGTCGGCCGCGATCACGTCGAACTCAGCAATCCAAAATCCAAAATCCAAAATCTCAAATTGGGTGACGGCCTCGTCTTCGAGCATGCGGCGGATACGAACGCCGAGCAGGGCGGCCGCGTCTTCGAGCTGCACGACGGCAAAATTTTCTTCGAGCGCGGCCGCATCGACTTCGCCCGCGTCGCGCCCGGCGACCGCGTCTGGAAGACCGACGATCCCGCCCTCACGCGCGAGCTTCGCAAGACCTTCGCCGGCCAGATTCCCAGCCGGGATGCCCACAAAACGCCGCTCCGATTCCGCGTGAGCGGCGCGGTCGGTCAGCCCCTGCGTATCGAGGCCGGGACCGCCGTCGTCGAATCCGCCGCCCCGCTGGAAGCCGCCCGCACCCAGCCGCTCACGACCGAAAAACTCGCCGCGCAGCTCGGCAAGCTCACCGACACGCCCTTCCGCCTCGAGACGCTCGACAACCAGCTCATCGGCGACGTCATCCTCCCGATCAGCGAGCTGAACCGCCTCCGCCGCGCGCTCGTCGAGCAGCTCGAGACCGCGCCTCCGCCCGCGCCGCCCGCGATCACGCTCGACGCAATCCTTGCCGACATTCACGCCCGTCCCGCCACCCCGGACATGCCGGAGCTTTCCGTTCTCTGCCGCAGCTTCGAGCAGCTCGACGCCGCCCTCGCCGGCCCCGTCGATCTCGTCTACGCGGATTTCGAGGACATCCGCCGCTACCGCGAGGCCGTTGAGCGCGCCCGCGCCGCGGGGAAGCCGATTTTCCTCGCGACGCCGCGCATCCAGAAGGCCGGCGAGCAGGGTTTTTTCAAGCTCATCGAGAATGCCGCGCCGGACGGCGTCCTCATCCGCAACGTCGGCGCGATCGCCTACTTCGCGAACTCGCCGCTGCGTCGGATCGGCGACTTCTCGCTCAACGTGTCGAACCCCGTGAGCGCCGCGCTCTTCCGCGACCACGGCCTGGAGCGCGTCACCGTTTCCTACGACCTCACGGTCGGCCAGGTCGTCGCGCTCGCGCAGTCCGTGCCTACCGGATGGCTCGAGCTCACGCTCCACCAGCACATGCCGATGTTTCACATGGAGCACTGCGTCTTTGCCGCGTTCATGAGCACCGGCACCTCGTTCCTCGACTGCGGCCGCCCCTGCGAAAAGCACCGCGTGCACCTGCGCGACCGCGTCGGCATCAAGCACCCGCTGCGCGCCGACGTCGGCTGCCGAAACACGCTCTTCAACGCCGCCGCGCAGACCGGCGCGAAATTCTACGACGCGTTGTGGAACGCCGGCCTGCGCCATTTCCGCGTGGAATTGCTCGAGGAAAACGCGCGCGAAACCGCCGACGTGCTCGCGGCCTACCGGGCGCTGCTCGACGGCCGCGACGAGGGCGACGCGCTCTGGCGGCGGTTGAAGGCCAGCCACCAGCTCGGCGTGACGCAGGGAACTTATTAG